The Treponema medium genome has a window encoding:
- the asnS gene encoding asparagine--tRNA ligase gives MITLIKDILTQKPDGQEVAVYGWVRTKRETKNLIFIQVNDGSCFASIQLTFDRDKGIDAQTEEKLSRITTGASIKAVGALIESPASGQAVEVAAKTIFVYGEASGETYPLQKKRHTFEFLRDIAHLRARTNTFGAVARVRNQMAFAVHNFFQEHGFQYVHTPLITASDCEGAGEMFQVTTLNMQEIVRKALKDKVDPATFAVDYKQDFFEREAYLTVSGQLEIETYATALSRVYTFGPTFRAENSNTTRHLSEFWMIEPEMSFFRLEDNMDLAEKFVVYLLKWALTHCRADLEFFNAQIKPGLIETLEHVVESKFTRITYTDAVKELEKHASEFEFKPFWGCDLQSEHEKYLTEQVFKGPVIVTDYPKEIKAFYMKQNDDGKTVRAMDVLVPGLGEIIGGSEREDNLAALETRMTDLGLDAKNYWWYLDLRRYGTVPHSGFGLGFDRLLLYVTGMANIRDVIPYPRTPKSAEF, from the coding sequence CCGTCTACGGATGGGTGCGTACCAAACGCGAAACAAAAAACCTCATTTTTATTCAGGTAAACGACGGTTCCTGCTTTGCCTCGATTCAGCTCACCTTTGACCGAGATAAGGGGATTGATGCGCAAACCGAAGAAAAATTAAGCAGGATTACGACCGGCGCTTCAATTAAAGCGGTCGGTGCATTGATTGAATCTCCCGCATCGGGACAGGCCGTAGAGGTTGCTGCAAAAACGATTTTTGTGTACGGCGAGGCTTCCGGCGAAACCTATCCGCTGCAAAAAAAACGGCATACGTTTGAGTTTTTACGCGACATAGCTCACTTACGCGCCCGTACCAATACATTTGGAGCAGTTGCCCGTGTGCGGAATCAAATGGCTTTTGCTGTGCATAACTTCTTTCAAGAGCACGGTTTTCAATATGTGCATACGCCGCTGATTACCGCCTCCGATTGTGAAGGCGCCGGCGAGATGTTTCAGGTAACCACGCTCAATATGCAGGAGATTGTCCGCAAAGCCTTAAAAGATAAAGTTGATCCTGCCACCTTCGCGGTTGATTACAAACAGGATTTCTTTGAGCGGGAGGCCTATCTGACGGTTTCCGGTCAGCTGGAAATAGAAACGTATGCAACGGCGCTTTCACGGGTCTATACCTTTGGCCCGACCTTCCGCGCGGAAAACTCAAATACGACGCGGCACCTCTCCGAATTTTGGATGATAGAACCGGAGATGTCGTTTTTCCGGCTTGAGGACAACATGGATTTAGCGGAGAAATTTGTTGTCTATCTCCTTAAATGGGCGTTAACTCATTGCAGAGCTGACCTTGAATTTTTTAACGCACAGATTAAACCGGGGCTTATCGAAACGCTGGAACACGTGGTCGAGTCTAAGTTTACCCGCATCACCTATACCGATGCGGTGAAAGAACTTGAAAAGCACGCTTCCGAGTTTGAGTTTAAACCGTTCTGGGGTTGTGATCTTCAAAGCGAGCACGAAAAATATTTAACCGAGCAGGTTTTTAAAGGCCCCGTTATCGTAACGGATTATCCCAAGGAAATAAAAGCCTTCTATATGAAGCAAAACGATGACGGTAAAACGGTACGGGCGATGGATGTGCTGGTGCCGGGACTCGGCGAGATTATCGGCGGTTCCGAACGGGAAGACAACCTTGCCGCGCTGGAAACCCGTATGACCGATCTCGGCCTTGATGCCAAAAACTACTGGTGGTATTTGGATTTGCGCCGCTACGGAACCGTACCGCATTCGGGATTTGGGCTTGGATTTGACCGGCTGCTCCTCTATGTTACCGGTATGGCGAATATCCGCGATGTTATTCCGTATCCGCGGACACCGAAATCTGCGGAATTTTAA
- the recO gene encoding DNA repair protein RecO encodes MSNRSWNTEALVLSVSSFSSDHRNVSLLVPQEHGCTIVPATLFGGARSKLRGMVSTYQSGQVWLYSNPIKNSNKITDFSVSAYRMELRESLARSWCAAVCSEITIKTCGTVNWQLVNAFLDGLCVSDDEGCERGLLRFLWRLLQTAGVAPDIFHCGTCGIEIAADAEIPANAASSPAETCCAVYSPAEDECFCSSCRRFDAHTFPLSAEAFRYLYAVTEKAPGYSRHLPLSPAAYGELKRFLFFLTEKMAGAPLKTFQMGYV; translated from the coding sequence ATGAGTAACCGTTCTTGGAATACCGAGGCGCTTGTGCTGTCGGTTTCTTCTTTTAGCAGCGACCATCGGAACGTGTCGCTCCTTGTGCCGCAGGAGCACGGGTGTACCATTGTACCGGCAACCCTGTTCGGCGGCGCACGGAGTAAACTGCGGGGGATGGTTTCTACCTATCAGAGCGGGCAGGTCTGGCTCTATTCAAACCCGATAAAAAATTCAAACAAAATTACCGATTTTTCAGTGAGCGCCTACCGGATGGAGCTGCGCGAAAGTTTAGCCCGCAGCTGGTGCGCTGCTGTGTGCAGCGAAATCACGATAAAGACCTGCGGCACGGTGAACTGGCAGCTGGTAAACGCTTTTTTGGATGGGCTGTGCGTGTCCGACGATGAAGGATGCGAGCGGGGGCTCCTGCGCTTTTTATGGCGGCTATTGCAGACCGCAGGCGTTGCCCCCGATATATTCCACTGCGGCACGTGCGGCATCGAGATTGCAGCCGACGCTGAAATTCCAGCGAACGCTGCGTCATCCCCGGCGGAAACGTGCTGCGCTGTGTATAGTCCCGCAGAGGATGAGTGCTTTTGCAGTTCCTGCCGCCGGTTCGATGCCCATACGTTTCCGCTTTCAGCAGAGGCTTTCAGGTATCTGTATGCCGTAACGGAAAAAGCTCCCGGCTATTCACGGCACTTGCCGCTCAGCCCCGCCGCCTATGGGGAGCTCAAGCGGTTCCTCTTCTTCTTAACCGAAAAGATGGCAGGGGCACCGCTCAAAACCTTTCAGATGGGGTATGTGTAA
- a CDS encoding nuclear transport factor 2 family protein: MKHEVMKVFDAYRDALEKGDFAGAFATMADTVVWHMGGESSLSGTIIGKQALGERLGEFAKRSGSTFKVITNWAASNECFVAASVVSLAERGADKLNDPGIDLFKIENGKIQEVWTFAEQQSAEDKFWG, from the coding sequence ATGAAACATGAAGTAATGAAGGTCTTTGATGCTTATCGAGATGCACTGGAAAAGGGCGATTTTGCGGGAGCTTTTGCAACAATGGCCGACACTGTTGTATGGCACATGGGAGGCGAAAGTTCGCTTTCAGGTACGATCATAGGGAAACAAGCATTGGGTGAGCGTTTAGGAGAATTTGCAAAAAGGAGCGGCAGTACATTTAAAGTTATTACCAATTGGGCTGCGAGTAACGAGTGTTTTGTTGCTGCAAGTGTTGTTTCCCTAGCGGAGAGAGGTGCGGATAAGCTAAATGATCCTGGTATCGATTTATTCAAAATAGAAAATGGCAAGATACAAGAAGTATGGACTTTTGCCGAACAACAATCGGCAGAAGACAAATTCTGGGGCTAA
- a CDS encoding winged helix-turn-helix transcriptional regulator — MMSMYDKCPFATTQRVLQGKWAIIILYHLSTGTKRFNELERLMPTTTRTVLTRQLRQLEKDKLIDRKVFAEVPPHVEYSLSKLGTQFRKVLDEIEIFGLNYIAELNKIQKGKSE; from the coding sequence ATGATGTCGATGTATGATAAGTGTCCCTTCGCTACTACTCAAAGAGTATTGCAAGGAAAATGGGCGATTATAATTTTGTATCATCTGAGTACGGGCACAAAAAGGTTTAATGAACTCGAAAGATTAATGCCCACAACAACTCGAACTGTTTTAACAAGACAGCTCCGTCAGCTTGAAAAAGATAAACTAATCGACCGCAAAGTCTTTGCCGAAGTTCCGCCTCATGTTGAATACTCTTTGAGTAAATTGGGAACTCAGTTTCGAAAAGTATTAGACGAGATTGAGATTTTTGGTTTGAATTATATCGCCGAATTAAATAAAATACAAAAAGGAAAAAGCGAGTAG
- a CDS encoding DUF4365 domain-containing protein → MPKLKKTSITAKKGINFLKGIVEDNGSIFHKIEQENDFGIDCIIEFFKDEEPINISIAFQIKSGSSYINKKNRTANIPVENHYEYWSKYSLPVYGLVYNVEKKEAYWINIKEYLKLNPTHKNIAFSINRSNTLLEENYQDLFFPLMIGKTPKLTATDSISFFQSNYVDEHFIGMCSLFRNYINNKETWDNFIDYLKNKSIEFISDQLIYYIAHIPWHGDIFYVGEKILPTTSEYAKLQISEFDEEMTVKLLSLIDEDTGIIRGSLGESIEAIISCIKNKSDILKSIISNTKHTEMIRYFASMILIYYDKTEVCFLRKYKDIEIINTIIEFVEKFGEFDFYM, encoded by the coding sequence ATGCCAAAATTAAAAAAAACTTCAATTACAGCAAAAAAGGGTATTAATTTCTTAAAAGGAATAGTTGAAGATAATGGCTCAATTTTTCATAAAATTGAACAAGAAAATGATTTTGGAATTGACTGTATTATTGAGTTTTTCAAAGATGAAGAACCAATAAATATTAGCATTGCCTTTCAAATTAAGTCTGGATCTTCTTATATAAATAAAAAAAATAGAACCGCAAACATACCTGTTGAAAATCATTACGAGTACTGGTCTAAGTACTCATTGCCTGTTTATGGTTTAGTATATAATGTTGAAAAAAAAGAGGCTTATTGGATTAATATCAAGGAATATCTAAAATTAAATCCTACTCATAAAAATATTGCATTTAGTATTAATAGAAGTAATACATTATTAGAAGAAAATTATCAGGACTTATTTTTCCCGTTAATGATTGGAAAAACACCAAAACTAACAGCCACTGATAGTATAAGCTTTTTTCAATCAAATTATGTTGATGAACATTTTATTGGAATGTGCTCGTTATTTAGGAATTATATAAATAATAAAGAAACTTGGGACAACTTTATTGATTATTTAAAGAATAAATCTATAGAGTTCATTTCTGATCAACTAATCTATTATATTGCACATATTCCATGGCATGGTGATATTTTTTATGTTGGAGAAAAGATCTTACCTACAACTTCTGAATACGCAAAATTACAAATTTCAGAATTTGATGAAGAAATGACAGTTAAGTTGTTATCACTTATTGATGAAGATACTGGAATAATAAGAGGTAGTCTTGGTGAATCTATTGAAGCAATAATAAGTTGTATAAAAAATAAATCAGATATATTGAAAAGTATAATTAGTAATACCAAGCATACCGAAATGATTAGATATTTTGCTTCTATGATCTTAATCTACTATGATAAAACGGAAGTATGTTTCCTTAGAAAATATAAAGACATTGAAATAATAAATACAATAATTGAGTTTGTCGAAAAGTTTGGAGAGTTTGATTTCTATATGTAG
- a CDS encoding SAP domain-containing protein: MTIQEFENKYWYMSELKALAKSLEIPFDLKIRKDQLEKMIIHFLETGTVNKKNSYRRKSRNRDILNSHTYVENFSNKKATWEFIHSEMDKRMPGLQPKSGAKYWLNRWIENKLSHGEKITYNDVICEYIRLNKTEEKLPQIPSCKFNNFISDYLANEKNATREDALDAWNKLKAMKVKKDYITWKKNKHISDA, encoded by the coding sequence ATGACAATACAAGAATTCGAGAATAAATATTGGTACATGAGTGAACTCAAAGCATTAGCAAAATCGCTTGAAATTCCTTTTGATTTAAAAATACGAAAGGATCAGCTTGAAAAGATGATTATTCATTTTTTGGAAACCGGAACAGTAAATAAAAAGAATAGTTATCGGAGAAAAAGCCGGAATAGAGACATATTGAATAGTCATACTTATGTTGAAAATTTTAGCAACAAAAAAGCAACATGGGAATTCATACATAGTGAGATGGATAAACGGATGCCGGGATTACAACCGAAATCAGGGGCAAAATATTGGCTTAATCGATGGATTGAAAATAAACTGTCCCATGGTGAAAAAATAACGTATAATGATGTCATTTGTGAATATATTCGGCTAAACAAAACAGAAGAAAAGCTACCCCAAATTCCATCCTGTAAATTTAATAACTTTATAAGTGATTATCTGGCAAATGAAAAAAATGCAACAAGAGAAGATGCTTTAGACGCATGGAATAAGCTAAAAGCTATGAAGGTCAAAAAAGATTATATAACGTGGAAAAAGAATAAACATATCTCCGACGCATAA
- a CDS encoding NAD(P)/FAD-dependent oxidoreductase, whose protein sequence is MMKYDVVVIGGGPAGLAAALAARETGVKKILIIERDRELGGILNQCIHAGFGLHEFKEELTGPEYAQRFIMQTAQTDIQIMLNTMVLDISPERLITAAGTDGLKTIQAGAVVLAMGCRERTAGAIAVKGYRPAGVYTAGMAQRMMNMEGCRMGHEVVIYGSGDIGLIMARRMTLEGAKVKAVVEIMPFSSGLNRNIAQCLEDYGIPLLLSHNISFIHGKNRLEGVTVSQINSHFNEIEGTQTYYPCDTLLLSVGLIPENELSVKAGVTLDPITNGPMVDSAMQTEIPGIFACGNVLHVHDIVDFVTRESRIAGKHAGLYALGALTDSASVPCTPGKGIRYVMPRKVLTQMSDGVNLFMRVDAIYQNSIVSVKSGNTVLATKRIARMIPSEMINIPLTAEKIRSLTEPITAEVTAQ, encoded by the coding sequence ATGATGAAATATGATGTTGTAGTGATCGGGGGCGGCCCCGCAGGTTTGGCAGCAGCCCTCGCCGCGCGGGAAACCGGCGTAAAAAAAATTCTGATTATCGAACGCGACCGTGAATTGGGCGGCATCCTCAATCAATGTATCCACGCCGGCTTCGGCTTGCATGAATTTAAAGAAGAACTGACCGGGCCGGAATATGCGCAGCGTTTTATTATGCAGACTGCGCAAACGGATATTCAGATAATGCTGAATACAATGGTACTCGATATTTCGCCGGAGCGGCTTATCACTGCGGCAGGGACGGACGGGCTTAAAACCATACAGGCCGGAGCCGTTGTGCTTGCGATGGGTTGCCGCGAACGCACTGCGGGCGCGATTGCCGTAAAAGGGTACCGTCCGGCGGGTGTATATACTGCGGGCATGGCGCAGCGGATGATGAACATGGAAGGCTGCCGCATGGGGCACGAGGTTGTCATTTACGGCTCCGGCGACATCGGATTGATTATGGCGCGGCGCATGACGCTCGAAGGTGCAAAGGTAAAAGCTGTCGTAGAGATTATGCCGTTTTCGAGCGGGCTCAACCGGAATATTGCCCAATGTTTGGAGGACTACGGTATCCCGCTTTTGTTAAGTCATAATATCAGCTTTATCCACGGAAAGAATCGGCTGGAAGGGGTTACCGTTTCGCAAATCAATTCGCACTTTAACGAAATCGAGGGCACGCAAACATATTATCCCTGCGACACGCTGCTCCTTTCGGTAGGTCTGATCCCCGAAAACGAACTTTCGGTAAAAGCCGGTGTCACACTCGACCCGATTACCAACGGGCCAATGGTTGACAGCGCGATGCAAACAGAGATACCGGGAATATTCGCCTGCGGTAATGTGCTGCATGTACACGACATCGTCGATTTTGTAACACGGGAAAGCAGAATCGCCGGTAAACACGCAGGGCTATACGCGCTCGGTGCGCTGACCGATTCGGCTTCCGTTCCCTGTACGCCCGGCAAAGGTATCCGCTATGTGATGCCGCGCAAGGTGTTGACGCAAATGTCCGACGGAGTGAATCTCTTTATGCGGGTGGATGCCATCTACCAAAACTCAATCGTATCGGTAAAATCGGGAAACACGGTGCTTGCAACAAAACGGATTGCCCGCATGATTCCCTCCGAAATGATCAACATACCGTTGACCGCCGAAAAGATACGTTCCTTGACGGAACCGATCACCGCAGAAGTTACAGCGCAGTAA
- a CDS encoding NAD(P)/FAD-dependent oxidoreductase gives MYDVIIIGGGVVGCAIARELSQYRLSVALLEKHSEICEGSSKANSAIVHGGFDAKPGTLKARLNVRGNELIRRLAPQLQFHFKQIGSLVVAFSDEDMEAIKMLYERGIANGVPELEIWNREKTLAEEPNLSSETKGALFCGTAGIVCPFGMTYAFIENAVENGVELICDAAVTGIQKIDEDIQHAPTQDTAVHAVTAQTSAQEHTFSVTTSQGVFTTRYVINAAGLYADKIAAMIGDYDYTINPRKGEYRVLDKVCGDLVHHVIFQAPTKMGKGVLVTPTYDNNLLAGPTAQDVDDREDTSTTLTGLNKIDSSAKKSVPALDFRKTIRTFTGVRARPSTGDFMIYASKHAKGFIHAGGIESPGLSSAPAIAEYVAELLQYAGAELIKKPHVVSARKGIRQFSALSNEERATLIAENPLYGRIICRCETVTEAEIVEAIRLPAGARTVDGVKRRVRPGTGRCQGGFCTPRVLEILSRELQLPMEDIAKSDRGTEIVLGRLKNTAESEIRSDNSPKHSR, from the coding sequence ATGTATGATGTGATTATAATCGGAGGGGGTGTTGTCGGGTGTGCTATTGCGCGGGAACTGTCGCAGTACCGGCTGAGCGTTGCATTGCTCGAAAAGCATTCGGAGATTTGCGAAGGTTCCTCCAAGGCAAACAGCGCTATCGTGCACGGAGGCTTTGATGCAAAACCGGGCACATTAAAAGCCCGCCTCAATGTACGCGGAAACGAGTTGATCCGCCGCCTTGCGCCGCAGCTTCAGTTTCATTTTAAACAGATAGGTTCGTTGGTTGTCGCCTTTTCAGATGAAGATATGGAAGCAATCAAAATGCTCTATGAACGGGGCATTGCAAACGGCGTGCCGGAGCTTGAGATTTGGAATCGGGAAAAGACCTTAGCGGAAGAGCCGAACCTTTCCTCCGAAACGAAGGGGGCGCTGTTTTGCGGGACTGCCGGTATCGTGTGTCCCTTTGGAATGACGTATGCCTTTATCGAAAATGCGGTAGAAAACGGCGTTGAGCTGATATGCGATGCCGCGGTAACCGGCATACAAAAAATAGATGAGGATATTCAACACGCGCCAACACAGGATACCGCCGTTCACGCTGTAACTGCACAAACGTCGGCGCAAGAACATACCTTTTCCGTAACGACATCGCAGGGAGTTTTTACTACGCGATATGTTATCAACGCCGCAGGACTGTACGCGGATAAGATTGCCGCGATGATCGGCGATTACGATTACACTATCAATCCTCGCAAAGGTGAGTACCGTGTGTTGGATAAGGTATGCGGCGATCTGGTACATCACGTTATCTTTCAGGCGCCGACCAAAATGGGCAAGGGCGTTCTGGTAACCCCTACCTATGATAACAACCTTTTGGCAGGGCCGACGGCACAGGACGTTGACGACCGCGAGGATACTTCGACAACGCTTACCGGTCTGAACAAGATTGATAGTTCCGCAAAAAAATCGGTACCGGCGCTCGACTTCCGAAAAACCATCCGCACTTTTACCGGCGTGCGCGCCCGTCCGAGTACCGGCGACTTTATGATCTACGCTTCAAAGCATGCAAAGGGATTTATCCACGCCGGAGGCATCGAATCTCCCGGATTGAGCTCGGCGCCGGCAATTGCAGAATACGTTGCGGAGCTTTTGCAGTATGCAGGAGCGGAGCTAATAAAAAAACCGCACGTTGTTAGTGCACGGAAGGGTATCCGTCAGTTTTCTGCCCTTTCCAACGAAGAGCGGGCGACCCTGATTGCGGAAAATCCGCTCTACGGACGGATTATCTGCCGCTGCGAAACGGTAACGGAGGCGGAAATCGTTGAAGCGATCCGCCTTCCTGCCGGAGCGCGTACCGTTGACGGTGTTAAGCGGCGGGTACGTCCCGGAACCGGACGCTGTCAAGGAGGCTTTTGTACGCCGCGCGTTTTGGAAATCCTCAGCAGGGAATTACAGCTGCCGATGGAAGACATCGCCAAATCGGACAGGGGTACGGAGATCGTATTGGGAAGGTTAAAGAACACCGCAGAGAGTGAAATCCGCAGTGATAATTCCCCAAAGCATTCAAGATAA
- the glpK gene encoding glycerol kinase GlpK, with translation MKKYILSFDQGTTSSRAILFDKAGMIIATAQQEFTQIFPKSGWVEHDAMEIWGTQSGVARQVLEETGTRPDEVAAIGITNQRETTVVWDKNTGKPVYNAIVWQCRRTASICDELKTKGWTDTIRKKTGLIVDAYFSGTKIKWILDNVAGARERAERGELLFGNIDTWLIWNLTRGKVHVTDYSNASRTMLFNINTLQWDDEILTELNIPRSMLPEVKPSSCVYGKTDERTFGGADIPIAGAAGDQQAALFGQACFEAGMAKNTYGTGCFMLMNTGTAPIISQNGLLTTIAWGIGDTVTYALEGSIFVAGAAVQWLRDQLRLVYDAAETEYYAERVEDTNGVYVVPAFTGLGAPYWDMYARGAIVGLSRGTKREHIVRATLESIAYGTRDVLSAMEKDSGITLKALKVDGGAAVNNFLMQFQADILNVPVHRPQVLETTALGAAYLAGLAVGFWKDMEEIKRNWAVDRVFNAQMDEAARTQRYAGWQKAITRAMDWED, from the coding sequence ATGAAAAAGTATATTTTATCATTCGATCAGGGAACAACCAGTTCCCGTGCTATTTTATTTGATAAAGCCGGTATGATTATCGCTACTGCACAACAGGAATTCACCCAGATTTTCCCCAAGTCCGGATGGGTGGAACACGATGCCATGGAAATTTGGGGAACACAGAGCGGTGTTGCCCGGCAAGTATTGGAAGAAACCGGAACGCGCCCCGATGAGGTTGCGGCAATCGGGATTACCAACCAGCGCGAAACCACCGTCGTGTGGGATAAGAATACCGGAAAGCCCGTGTACAATGCGATTGTGTGGCAATGCCGCCGTACCGCTTCCATCTGCGATGAACTTAAAACAAAGGGATGGACGGATACGATACGGAAAAAGACAGGCCTGATTGTCGACGCCTATTTTTCCGGCACGAAAATAAAATGGATACTCGATAATGTAGCGGGAGCACGCGAGCGGGCGGAACGGGGCGAGCTGTTATTCGGGAATATCGACACGTGGCTCATCTGGAATTTAACCCGCGGCAAGGTACACGTTACCGACTACAGCAATGCATCCCGCACCATGCTGTTCAATATCAACACCCTGCAATGGGATGATGAAATTCTGACGGAACTGAATATTCCGCGTTCGATGCTGCCGGAGGTAAAACCGTCGAGCTGCGTGTACGGCAAAACCGATGAACGCACCTTCGGCGGCGCTGATATCCCCATTGCAGGAGCTGCGGGAGATCAGCAGGCGGCGCTGTTCGGACAGGCGTGCTTTGAAGCGGGCATGGCGAAAAACACTTACGGTACCGGCTGCTTTATGCTGATGAACACCGGCACTGCGCCGATTATCTCGCAGAACGGACTGTTAACGACAATCGCATGGGGCATCGGGGACACGGTAACTTACGCGCTTGAAGGAAGCATCTTCGTAGCGGGAGCTGCCGTACAATGGCTGCGGGATCAACTCCGGCTGGTGTACGACGCTGCAGAAACGGAGTATTACGCAGAGCGGGTAGAAGATACCAACGGCGTATACGTTGTGCCCGCCTTTACCGGCCTCGGCGCTCCGTATTGGGATATGTATGCGCGGGGTGCGATTGTGGGTTTAAGCCGCGGTACCAAGCGTGAACACATTGTCCGCGCCACCCTTGAGTCGATTGCATACGGGACACGGGATGTCCTTTCCGCAATGGAAAAAGATTCCGGCATCACGCTCAAGGCGCTGAAAGTAGATGGAGGCGCGGCGGTCAATAATTTTTTGATGCAGTTCCAAGCCGATATTTTGAATGTACCGGTACATCGCCCTCAGGTGCTGGAAACAACCGCGCTTGGCGCCGCATACTTGGCGGGACTGGCAGTCGGCTTTTGGAAAGATATGGAAGAAATTAAACGCAACTGGGCAGTAGACCGCGTATTTAATGCTCAAATGGATGAAGCGGCGCGGACACAGCGCTATGCCGGTTGGCAAAAGGCGATAACACGCGCCATGGATTGGGAAGACTAA
- a CDS encoding class I SAM-dependent methyltransferase: MNEFNGVADTMLIPMAARIYASKHFPEYFYDETALSLESKIPAGTFERIWKSSSEYTMLASVARYYNFDEMIKNFYAKHEKCNIINLGAGLETAAFRLPEIKAPFYEIDLPEVIALRKNILNTRENETLIDADIFKLEWTDGVDTSIPSLLIVSGVFQYFREEKVLAFLSAIKEFFPKGELIFDATNAIGIKYANKYVQKTGNTSAQMYFYVDNGSAFAQKCGMELIEQRTFYTTARKMLKRKLKLYTRIAMKVCDDGGRTIILQLKLN, encoded by the coding sequence ATGAACGAATTTAACGGCGTAGCTGATACAATGCTGATACCGATGGCTGCGCGAATTTATGCGTCTAAACATTTTCCTGAATATTTTTATGATGAAACAGCTTTGTCGTTGGAATCAAAAATTCCGGCAGGAACATTTGAGCGGATTTGGAAATCGTCGTCCGAATATACGATGCTGGCTTCGGTGGCTCGCTATTATAATTTTGACGAGATGATAAAAAATTTTTATGCCAAGCATGAAAAATGTAATATCATTAATCTTGGAGCCGGATTGGAAACTGCCGCGTTTAGATTACCTGAAATCAAAGCTCCGTTTTACGAAATTGACTTACCCGAAGTAATAGCATTGCGTAAAAATATTTTGAATACAAGAGAAAACGAAACGCTGATCGATGCAGATATTTTTAAGCTGGAGTGGACGGATGGTGTTGACACTTCTATTCCGTCTTTGCTGATTGTATCCGGCGTCTTTCAGTATTTCCGCGAAGAAAAAGTGCTGGCTTTTTTATCGGCGATTAAGGAGTTCTTCCCGAAGGGTGAATTAATTTTTGATGCGACAAATGCAATCGGTATAAAATATGCCAATAAATATGTACAAAAAACAGGCAATACGTCGGCGCAGATGTATTTTTATGTTGATAACGGTTCTGCCTTTGCGCAAAAATGCGGTATGGAGCTGATAGAGCAGCGGACTTTTTATACCACCGCGCGCAAGATGCTGAAACGTAAATTAAAACTGTATACCCGTATCGCGATGAAAGTGTGCGATGATGGTGGCAGAACTATTATTTTGCAGTTAAAATTGAATTGA
- the trxA gene encoding thioredoxin codes for MAILHLNQENFDKTINDAETALVDFWAPWCGPCKMLGPVFEEAEKEVNGKAVLAKVNVDEQQDLAVRFGVTSIPTLILFKKGKEVKRSLGFIDKAKILALL; via the coding sequence ATGGCTATACTACACTTAAATCAGGAAAATTTTGATAAGACAATCAATGATGCTGAAACGGCATTGGTAGATTTTTGGGCGCCGTGGTGCGGGCCTTGTAAGATGCTTGGTCCCGTTTTTGAAGAAGCAGAAAAGGAAGTTAATGGAAAAGCCGTTCTTGCGAAGGTCAATGTAGACGAACAGCAAGACCTTGCAGTAAGATTCGGTGTTACCAGTATTCCGACGCTCATCCTTTTCAAAAAGGGAAAAGAAGTTAAACGCTCTCTCGGATTTATTGATAAAGCCAAGATACTGGCATTGCTCTAA